A single genomic interval of Bos javanicus breed banteng chromosome 26, ARS-OSU_banteng_1.0, whole genome shotgun sequence harbors:
- the POLL gene encoding DNA polymerase lambda isoform X1, producing MDPKGILKAFPKRKKIHTNPSSTTLAKIPKREDREAAGEWLSSVRVHVLPTGIGRARAELFEKQIVQHGGQICPAQAPGVTHIVVDEGMDCERALRLLRLPQLPPGAQLVKSAWLSSCLQERRLVDTAGFGIFTPKRYLDQAQLSKADQVSFTPPGAGEAQPRTALSPSRPPTRPVSPSWRADAVASIQAQTSSDGEASDGEETQVSAADLEALISGRYPTPFEGDGEPSPAPEGLVKWVCAQPSSQKAINHNPHITEKLEVLAKAYSVQGDKWRALGYAKAINALKSFHKPVTSYQEAFGIPGIGKRMAEKIVEILESGHLRKLDHISESVPVLELFSNIWGAGTKTAQMWYHQGFRSLEDIRNQACLTTQQAIGLKHYDDFLDRMPREEAAEIEQTVRKAAQALNPGLLCVACGSYRRGKATCGDMDVLLTHPDGRSHQGVFSRLLDSLRQQGFLTDDLVSHEENGQQQKYLGVCQLPGPGRRHRRLDIIVVPYSELACALLYFTGSAHFNRSMRALAKTKGMSLSEHALSTAVVRSAQGLKVGSGQVLPTPTEKDVFRFLGLPYREPAERDW from the exons AGTGGCTGAGCTCCGTGCGGGTGCATGTTCTGCCCACCGGCATTGGGAGAGCCCGGGCAGAACTCTTTGAGAAGCAGATTGTCCAGCATGGTGGCCAGATATGCCCTGCTCAGGCCCCAGGGGTCACTCACATTGTGGTGGATGAAGGCATGGACTGTGAGCGAGCCCTCCGCCTCCTTAGACTGCCCCAGCTGCCCCCAGGTGCTCAGCTGGTGAAGTCAGCCTGGCTGAGCTCGTGCCTGCAGGAGAGAAGGCTGGTGGACACAGCAGGATTCGGCATCTTCACCCCCAAGAG GTACCTGGATCAAGCACAGCTCAGCAAGGCAGACCAAGTCTCTTTTACGCCTCCTGGAGCTGGTGAGGCTCAGCCCAGGACAGCCCTGTCTCCTTCCCGACCTCCCACCAGACCTGTATCTCCTTCCTGGAGGGCAGATGCGGTTGCAAGCATCCAAGCCCAG ACCAGCTCTGATGGTGAAGCCAGTGACGGGGAAGAGACCCAGGTTAGCGCTGCTGATCTGGAAGCCCTGATCAGCGGCCGCTACCCCACCCCCTTTGAGGGAGATGGTGAGCCTAGCCCAGCCCCCGAGGGCCTGGTTAAGTGGGTCTGTGCACAGCCTTCAAGCCAGAAGGCAATCAACCACAACCCCCATATCACAGAGAAGCTGGAAGTACTGGCCAAAGCCTACAGCGTTCAGGGAGACAAGTGGAGGGCCCTGGGCTATGCCAAGGCCATCAATGCCCTGAAGAGCTTCCACAAGCCTGTCACCTCCTACCAG GAGGCCTTTGGTATCCCTGGGATTGGAAAGCGGATGGCTGAGAAGATTGTCGAGATCCTGGAGAGCGGGCATCTGCGGAAGCTAGACCACATCAGCGAAAGCGTGCCTGTCTTAGAGCTCTTCTCCAACATCTGGGGagctggaaccaagactgccCAAATGTGGTACCATCAG GGTTTCCGGAGCTTAGAAGACATCCGAAACCAGGCCTGTCTGACTACCCAGCAGGCCATTGGCCTGAAGCATTATGATGACTTCCTAGACCGCATGCCCAGGGAGGAAGCTGCAGAGATTGAGCAGACA GTCCGGAAAGCAGCTCAGGCCCTCAACCCCGGGCTGCTGTGCGTGGCATGTGGTTCATACCGTCGGGGAAAGGCAACCTGTGGTGACATGGACGTGCTGCTTACCCACCCGGATGGCCGCTCTCACCAGGGCGTTTTCAGCCGCCTCTTGGACAGCCTCCGGCAGCAAG GGTTCCTGACGGATGACCTGGTGAGCCACGAGGAGAACGGCCAGCAGCAGAAGTACCTGGGTGTGTGCCAGCTCCCGGGGCCAGGGCGGCGGCACCGACGACTGGACATCATTGTCGTTCCCTACAGCGAGCTCGCTTGCGCCCTGCTCTACTTCACCGGCTCTGCCCACTTCAACCGCTCCATGCGGGCTCTGGCCAAGACCAAGGGCATGAGCTTGTCAGAGCATGCCCTCAGCACAGCCGTGGTCCGCAGTGCCCAAGGCCTCAAGGTGGGCTCTGGCCAAGTGCTGCCCACCCCCACTGAGAAGGATGTTTTCAGGTTCTTAGGCCTGCCCTACCGAGAACCCGCCGAGCGGGACTGGTGA
- the POLL gene encoding DNA polymerase lambda isoform X2 codes for MDPKGILKAFPKRKKIHTNPSSTTLAKIPKREDREAAGEWLSSVRVHVLPTGIGRARAELFEKQIVQHGGQICPAQAPGVTHIVVDEGMDCERALRLLRLPQLPPGAQLVKSAWLSSCLQERRLVDTAGFGIFTPKRYLDQAQLSKADQVSFTPPGAGEAQPRTALSPSRPPTRPVSPSWRADAVASIQAQTSSDGEASDGEETQVSAADLEALISGRYPTPFEGDEKLEVLAKAYSVQGDKWRALGYAKAINALKSFHKPVTSYQEAFGIPGIGKRMAEKIVEILESGHLRKLDHISESVPVLELFSNIWGAGTKTAQMWYHQGFRSLEDIRNQACLTTQQAIGLKHYDDFLDRMPREEAAEIEQTVRKAAQALNPGLLCVACGSYRRGKATCGDMDVLLTHPDGRSHQGVFSRLLDSLRQQGFLTDDLVSHEENGQQQKYLGVCQLPGPGRRHRRLDIIVVPYSELACALLYFTGSAHFNRSMRALAKTKGMSLSEHALSTAVVRSAQGLKVGSGQVLPTPTEKDVFRFLGLPYREPAERDW; via the exons AGTGGCTGAGCTCCGTGCGGGTGCATGTTCTGCCCACCGGCATTGGGAGAGCCCGGGCAGAACTCTTTGAGAAGCAGATTGTCCAGCATGGTGGCCAGATATGCCCTGCTCAGGCCCCAGGGGTCACTCACATTGTGGTGGATGAAGGCATGGACTGTGAGCGAGCCCTCCGCCTCCTTAGACTGCCCCAGCTGCCCCCAGGTGCTCAGCTGGTGAAGTCAGCCTGGCTGAGCTCGTGCCTGCAGGAGAGAAGGCTGGTGGACACAGCAGGATTCGGCATCTTCACCCCCAAGAG GTACCTGGATCAAGCACAGCTCAGCAAGGCAGACCAAGTCTCTTTTACGCCTCCTGGAGCTGGTGAGGCTCAGCCCAGGACAGCCCTGTCTCCTTCCCGACCTCCCACCAGACCTGTATCTCCTTCCTGGAGGGCAGATGCGGTTGCAAGCATCCAAGCCCAG ACCAGCTCTGATGGTGAAGCCAGTGACGGGGAAGAGACCCAGGTTAGCGCTGCTGATCTGGAAGCCCTGATCAGCGGCCGCTACCCCACCCCCTTTGAGGGAGATG AGAAGCTGGAAGTACTGGCCAAAGCCTACAGCGTTCAGGGAGACAAGTGGAGGGCCCTGGGCTATGCCAAGGCCATCAATGCCCTGAAGAGCTTCCACAAGCCTGTCACCTCCTACCAG GAGGCCTTTGGTATCCCTGGGATTGGAAAGCGGATGGCTGAGAAGATTGTCGAGATCCTGGAGAGCGGGCATCTGCGGAAGCTAGACCACATCAGCGAAAGCGTGCCTGTCTTAGAGCTCTTCTCCAACATCTGGGGagctggaaccaagactgccCAAATGTGGTACCATCAG GGTTTCCGGAGCTTAGAAGACATCCGAAACCAGGCCTGTCTGACTACCCAGCAGGCCATTGGCCTGAAGCATTATGATGACTTCCTAGACCGCATGCCCAGGGAGGAAGCTGCAGAGATTGAGCAGACA GTCCGGAAAGCAGCTCAGGCCCTCAACCCCGGGCTGCTGTGCGTGGCATGTGGTTCATACCGTCGGGGAAAGGCAACCTGTGGTGACATGGACGTGCTGCTTACCCACCCGGATGGCCGCTCTCACCAGGGCGTTTTCAGCCGCCTCTTGGACAGCCTCCGGCAGCAAG GGTTCCTGACGGATGACCTGGTGAGCCACGAGGAGAACGGCCAGCAGCAGAAGTACCTGGGTGTGTGCCAGCTCCCGGGGCCAGGGCGGCGGCACCGACGACTGGACATCATTGTCGTTCCCTACAGCGAGCTCGCTTGCGCCCTGCTCTACTTCACCGGCTCTGCCCACTTCAACCGCTCCATGCGGGCTCTGGCCAAGACCAAGGGCATGAGCTTGTCAGAGCATGCCCTCAGCACAGCCGTGGTCCGCAGTGCCCAAGGCCTCAAGGTGGGCTCTGGCCAAGTGCTGCCCACCCCCACTGAGAAGGATGTTTTCAGGTTCTTAGGCCTGCCCTACCGAGAACCCGCCGAGCGGGACTGGTGA